Below is a genomic region from Rosa chinensis cultivar Old Blush chromosome 5, RchiOBHm-V2, whole genome shotgun sequence.
CGGATCAAATGGCTCTGCTGCATCTTCATCATGTTCATCTTCAACAATCATATTGTGCAAGATAATACACGTCATCATGATGTATTGAAGGTTCTCTTTACTCCACCCACGAGCTGGTCCTCTTATGATTGCCCAACGAGCTTGGAGAATACCAAATGCTCTCTCCACATCTTTTCTGTATGCTTCCTGCATCCTTGTGAAATGTTGTGTCTGCGGACTCCTTGGGTTTCTAATTGCTTGTACGAATGACCCCCATTTAGGATATATGCCATCAACTAGGTAATAAGTTTGGCCATAGTGCCTATTACTTACCTGGTAGCTCACTTCAGGGGTTTCACCAAGGCAGGCCTCATTGAACAACGGTGAACATCCAAGGACGTTAATATCATTCAGGAAACCTGGAAGTCCGAAGAAGGCGTGCCAAATCCAAGTATCGTAAGAGGCCACGGCTTCCAAGATGATTGTCGGCTTCCCCTTGTAGCCAGTATACTGCCCTGCCCATCCGCTGGGGCAATTTTTCCACTGCCAATGCATACAATCAAGGCTCCCGATCATCCCCGGGAATCCCCTTTCTGCAGCTTTGTCTAGTAGCCGTCGCAAATCTGCCGGTGTTGGTTGGCGGAGGTAAGTCTCATGGTACACATTCCAGATTGCTTTCGTGAAGTGCTCAAAAATCTCAATAGCAGTGGACTTCGCAATGTCTAGGTAATCATCGCAGAAGTCAGCTGTGATGCCATACGCGAGCATCCTCATGGCGCATGTAAGCTTTTGCTCAGTGGACAAGCTGACTCTCCCAGTAGCATCTCTTGTCTGAACAAAATATGGGTCGTAGTTGGCCACATCGCGCATCATCCTGTCAAAGACCCAAGGTTGCATTCTATATCGCCTACGAAATATGTTTGGTTCATACCTGCACGGATCCGTGAAGTATTGAGCTTTGAGTCGAAGATCCATAATCTCTCAATCCCTAGCCTTATAAGTACGACCTTCTGAGGAACCACCCCATTGTGAATCCTCATTTTCCAGCTCTTGGATTTGCAAGGCAGCGGCAGACATCATCATGGCTCTTCGACGGTTTCTCGTCACGgcctcttcttgatctttctgcAACCATTTCGTCAAACGATTCATTGAAGAAATGGTTTGACAAAATCGAAACgaaaagaatatggagatttgtAGGCTTCAGATATGAGAaggtttgtgaatttgtgagagatGAGGATGACAATGACCTCATATTTATGGACGGTTTGCAATGATAACTATTGTCATAAGATATGACACGTGGCGGTCAAAGACTCAACCGAAATTTGGACGGCCAATTAGGGATTGACACGTGGCTCATGAAATCACATCCAAATTCGGTTGTTTGTCATATATGCCGACACAACacatcaaaatatcttctaAATAGTTCGCTTGTTTGTCATACATGCCGACACAACACgacaaaaatatttattatgaatttaaaaaaaaaaaaatttaaatgataagaataatttttacattttatgataaaaattaaaattaagatttttaccttatttaattaaattaacatatttttaatataatattcataaACATTAAAATCATATACTATTTtaatcaagaatagtgaaaatagcacccccatatagcacctcattgttggagatgagaatgaGTCTTATATGAATAGTACAAcaagggggtgctaaaatgagaatagcacccccaaatagAACCTCCTTGTTGGAGTTGCCCTCATGAGGGCAgtagtgaaaccctttgatcctcttttaaaaaaaaaatgaaaaagaaaaagaaaaatcacttTTATTCTCTAAAAGGATAAGAATGGAAAGTGTGGTTTGGTTGATTCGAATACTTAACCCCTATACTAAAGCACCAAAAACGACGGAAGAAACTGCCATTCAAACCCTAGGCAGCTAGTCAGATCGATCGGGAGGCTGAAAACTAACTTGCCGCCAAAGGACAGTGCTTCATCCATCCATGAAGAAAACCAAGATCCACCTATCTAATACTAACATTCTCCATCTTCCGGATCACATAATCGTGGAAATTTTCGGCAAACTCCCAACCAAAACACTTGTCCTCTGCAGGTTTGTGTGCAAAGCCCTGGCTTTATTTCTTCAAAGATCCTCACTTCACGAAAGAACTATTTTCAAGAACACCCTCGCAATCAT
It encodes:
- the LOC112164086 gene encoding protein ALP1-like, with translation MDLRLKAQYFTDPCRYEPNIFRRRYRMQPWVFDRMMRDVANYDPYFVQTRDATGRVSLSTEQKLTCAMRMLAYGITADFCDDYLDIAKSTAIEIFEHFTKAIWNVYHETYLRQPTPADLRRLLDKAAERGFPGMIGSLDCMHWQWKNCPSGWAGQYTGYKGKPTIILEAVASYDTWIWHAFFGLPGFLNDINVLGCSPLFNEACLGETPEVSYQVSNRHYGQTYYLVDGIYPKWGSFVQAIRNPRSPQTQHFTRMQEAYRKDVERAFGILQARWAIIRGPARGWSKENLQYIMMTCIILHNMIVEDEHDEDAAEPFDPDDIPTRPRKAEIYARPVIDTDVDRNPQQLNQFLRRYRKVRCPVMNKNLQDDLVDHLWTMKLQADQNRQ